The Engystomops pustulosus chromosome 4, aEngPut4.maternal, whole genome shotgun sequence genome contains a region encoding:
- the SMO gene encoding protein smoothened — MSSSSSSMLLWIYCLLGICSLDPISGSRGAQFNESYYIDRCKKTTTCESLRYNVCLGSTLPYTLTSTVLAEDSSSQEEVHDKLLLWSGLRNAPRCWEAIQPLLCAVYMPKCEAGKVELPSQGLCLATRGPCAIVERERGWPDFLKCTTDRFPEGCPNEVQNIKFNSSGRCEAPLVRTDNPKSWYEDVEGCGIQCENPLFTQKEHREMHVYIAIFSSLTIFFTFFTLATFLSDWKNSNRYPAVILFYVNACFFMGSIGWLAQFMDGARKEIVCRGDGTMRLGEPTSNETLSCVIIFVIVYYSMMSGVIWFVMLTYAWHTSFKALGTTHQPLSGKTSYFHLITWSIPFVLTVAILAVAQVDGDSVSGICFVGYKNYRYRAGFVLAPIGVVLVVGGYFLIRGVMTLFSIKSNHPGLLSEKAASKINETMLRLGIFGFLAFGFVLITFSCHFYDFFNQAEWERSFREYVLCEANVTIATETNKPIPECEIKNRPSLLVEKINLFAMFGTGISMSTWVWTKATIIIWKRAWCRILGRSDDEPKRIKKSKMIAKAFSKRKELLNNPEKELSFSLHTVSHEGPVAGLNFDINEPSADMSSAWAQHVTKMVARRGAILPQDVSVTPVATPVPPEERENMWLVEAENSYCLEKKTKKKKRRRKKEIRPMEETRGMDSYPSRTSTAVPRLPKLPAKPGLVARPREPQEIEEVLPGSYREYRRWPPLQGSLYHVESIDDHRGYRRYTHTNLMAHPHSPDEFPVAGQSNVQFIPQPKRDGIFQHSNGNSLLPNMGNRHCSERTQTRRAAAPPMHSRANLMDAELMDTDSDF, encoded by the exons atgtcctcctcctcctcctccatgctgctgTGGATATACTGCCTGCTCGGGATCTGCTCACTGGATCCCATCTCTGGATCTAGAGGGGCTCAGTTCAATGAGTCTTATTACATTGATAGGTGTAAGAAGACCACCACTTGTGAGAGCCTCCGGTATAACGTGTGCCTCGGCTCCACTCTGCCCTACACACTGACATCCACTGTCCTGGCCGAGGATTCCTCCTCGCAGGAAGAAGTTCACGACaagctcctgctctggtctg GTTTACGAAATGCCCCACGTTGCTGGGAGGCAATACAGCctctgctgtgtgctgtgtacatGCCAAAATGTGAGGCGGGCAAAGTTGAACTACCAAGTCAAGGCTTGTGTTTAGCAACTCGAGGCCCTTGTGCCATTGTGGAGCGTGAGAGGGGCTGGCCTGATTTTCTAAAGTGCACTACCGACCGATTCCCTGAGGGTTGTCCA AATGAAGTGCAAAACATCAAGTTTAACAGCTCAGGCCGTTGTGAGGCCCCTCTGGTCCGCACAGACAATCCTAAGAGTTGGTATGAGGATGTGGAAGGATGTGGCATTCAGTGTGAAAATCCACTGTTTACCCAGAAGGAACATCGAGAGATGCATGTCTACATCGCCATATTCAGCTCCCTTACCATATTTTTCACCTTCTTTACCCTG GCTACATTCCTTTCAGATTGGAAAAATTCCAACCGATATCCTGCCGTGATTCTTTTTTATGTCAATGCCTGTTTCTTCATGGGCAGCATTGGATGGTTGGCACAATTCATGGATGGCGCTCGGAAAGAAATAGTTTGTCGTGGTGATGGAACTATGAGACTAGGAGAACCCAC ATCAAATGAAACTCTGTCCTGTGTGATCATCTTTGTCATTGTTTACTACTCCATGATGTCAGGGGTGATCTGGTTTGTAATGTTGACATATGCTTGGCACACATCCTTCAAAGCCCTCGGGACCACACATCAACCACTGTCTGGCAAGACCTCATACTTTCATTTGATTACTTGGTCCATTCCTTTTGTGCTGACTGTGGCTATCCTGGCAGTGGCTCAG GTGGATGGGGACTCTGTAAGTGGCATTTGCTTTGTTGGATATAAAAACTATAGGTACAGAGCTGGCTTTGTATTGGCTCCAATTGGAGTTGTCCTGGTTGTTGGAGGTTACTTCCTTATTCGAG GTGTGATGACCTTGTTTTCCATCAAAAGCAATCACCCTGGACTATTAAGTGAGAAAGCTGCCAGTAAAATCAATGAAACCATGCTGCGGCTAG GAATATTTGGATTCTTGGCATTTGGGTTTGTGCTCATCACCTTTAGCTGTCACTTCTATGACTTCTTCAATCAAGCCGAGTGGGAGCGGAGTTTCCGTGAATATGTTCT ATGTGAAGCCAATGTGACCATTGCCACTGAGACCAACAAGCCAATTCCTGAGTGTGAAATAAAGAACAGGCCCAGCCTCCTTGTAGAGAAGATAAACCTCTTTGCTATGTTTGGAACTGGCATCTCTATGAGCACATGGGTGTGGACCAAAGCTACAATTATTATTTGGAAGAGAGCCTGGTGCAG GATTTTGGGGCGTAGTGATGATGAACCCAAGAGAATCAAGAAAAGTAAAATGATTGCAAAGGCATTTTCCAAAAGGAAGGAGTTACTTAACAACCCTGAGAAGGAACTATCGTTTAGTCTGCACACAGTATCCCATGAAGGACCAGTTG CTGGCTTGAACTTTGACATCAATGAGCCATCAGCTGACATGTCTTCTGCATGGGCACAGCATGTCACAAAGATGGTGGCGAGAAGAGGAGCGATTTTACCACAGGATGTGTCTGTAACTCCAGTGGCAACTCCAG TACCTCCTGAAGAGCGAGAGAACATGTGGCTGGTAGAGGCAGAGAATTCTTATTGCTTAGAAAAGAAAACTAAGAAGAAGAAAAGGAGAAGGAAGAAGGAGATCAGACCAATGGAGGAAACGAGAGGTATGGACAGCTATCCATCCCGAACATCAACTGCTGTGCCACGTCTTCCAAAGCTCCCTGCTAAACCTGGTCTAGTAGCTAGGCCTAGAGAACCACAGGAAATAGAAGAGGTTCTTCCTGGATCATACAGAGAATACAGGAGATGGCCCCCTTTACAGGGAAGTCTGTACCATGTTGAGAGCATAGATGACCACCGTGGGTACAGAAGATATACTCACACTAATTTAATGGCTCATCCCCATTCTCCTGATGAGTTTCCTGTTGCTGGACAGAGTAATGTTCAGTTTATTCCTCAACCAAAGCGTGATGGGATATTTCAACATTCAAACGGGAATTCACTACTTCCTAACATGGGGAACAGGCACTGTTCTGAAAGAACTCAAACTAGAAGAGCAGCGGCACCCCCAATGCATTCCAGGGCAAACCTTATGGATGCAGAGCTAATGGATACAGACTCGGATTTCTAG